Genomic DNA from Pseudomonas sp. CCC3.1:
GACAGCAGCTTGGCAGCCACGGTGCCTGTGTTGTGCACTGTAATGGTGTACGCAAAGGCGTAGCGCTGATGTTCGGGTTGTGATTGTTCTGGCAGGTAACGCGTAACGACGCTGACGTCGATCACATAGCGAGGATCTTGCATGCGAGAGGCCTTACGTGAAAGCAGAGACACAGTTCCGGATAAAACTGATGCCTGAGTCTAGCCGGTACCAGGCCAGACGTCGCGTCTGACCTGGTGCCCGTTTTTCTCAGCGATCAGTCAGCTGCTGGCGCTTCGACAGGTTGTTCGCTGAGTTTGTCGGCCAGGCGCACGAAGGCGGCGAGGTCGAGTTGCTCTGGGCGCAAGCTGCCATCGACGCCTGCGGCTTCGATTTCGGCGTTGCTGAGCAAAGCTTTAAGGGTGTTACGCAGGGTTTTGCGGCGTTGGTTGAACGCTTCGCGAACCACACGTTCGAGCAGGCGATGGTCTTTGGCCGGGTGCGGCAGTACGTCGTGCGGCACCAGGCGGACAATCGCGGAATCAACTTTTGGCGGCGGGTTGAAGGCGCCAGGACCCACGTTGAACAGGTGTTCGACGCGGCAATGGTACTGAACCATGATCGACAAGCGGCCCCAGTCACCACCGCCAGGCCCTGCGGCCATGCGCTCAACCACTTCTTTTTGCAGCATGAAGTGCATGTCGCGGATCAGGTCGGCGTTTTTCAGCAGGTGAAAAATCAGCGGCGTGGAGATGTTGTACGGCAGGTTGCCGACCACTCGCAGCGTGCGCGGTGCGGCGTTGAGGCTCTTGAAGTCGAACTTCAGTGCATCGCCCTGGTGCAGGGAGAAGTTGCTCATGCCAGCGAACTGTTGATTCAGGATCGGGATCAGGTCTTTATCGAGCTCCACGACATCCAGTTGGCCGCCGCTGCTCAAAATGCCTTGCGTCAGAGCGCCCTGGCCCGGACCAATTTCCAGCAGGCGGTCGCCCGACTTGGCATTGATCGCGCGCAGGATGCGGTCGATGACGCCTGCATCGTGCAGGAAGTTTTGGCCAAAACGCTTGCGCGCCTTGTGTTGGTATTGCTCGGTCATATACGGGTCTCGGCCATCTGATAGGCGGTTTCCAGGGCGACTTGCAGACTGCCGGTATCGATCTTGCCGCTGCCTGCCAGATCCAGGGCGGTGCCATGGTCGACAGAGGTGCGGATAATCGGCAAGCCCAGGGTGATGTTGACTGCGGCACCAAACCCTTTGTATTTCAGTACGGGCAGGCCTTGGTCGTGGTACATCGCCAGCACTGCATCGCAGTGCTCCAGATATTTGGGGGTAAACAGAGTGTCGGCAGGCAATGGGCCACGCAGGTCCATGCCTTCGTTACGCAGACGCTCCAGGGTTGGTTCGATGATGTCTATTTCTTCATGGCCCAAATGGCCGCCTTCGCCAGCATGCGGGTTGAGCCCGCACACCAGGATACGCGGTTGGGCGATGCCGAATTTTTGTTGCAGGTCGGCGTGCAGAATGCGGGTTACGCGCATCAGACGCTCGGGGGTGATTGCATCGGCGACCTGACGCAACGGCAAGTGAGTGGTGACCAGTGCCACGCGCAGTCCGCGGGTGGCCAGCATCATGACGACTTGCTCGGTGTGGGTCAGCTCGGCGAGGAATTCGGTATGGCCGGAAAACGGGATGCCCGCTTCGTTGATCACGCCTTTGTGCACCGGCGCGGTGATCATGCCTGCGAAGTCGCCTTCGACACAGCCGTGGGCTGCGCGGGTCAGGGTTTGCAGCACGAATGCGGCGTTGGCCTTGTTCAGCGTACCGGCGGTGACACTCGCGTTCAGCGGGGTGTCCCACACATACAGACTGCCTGCCGGGGCCGGTTGCTCGGGCCAGTTGCCCGGGCCCGCCGACAGCAGGCTGACAGCCACGCCCAGTTGCGCGGCCCGCTCAGTGAGCAGGTCGCGGCTGGTAATGGCAATCAGGGGATGTGGCTGGCGTTGCGAAGCGAGAAGCAGGCACAGGTCTGGACCTATGCCTGCCGGTTCGCCGGGTGTCAGTGCAAAACGCTGTGTTTTCACTGTGCTCCCTGATCTGCGCTCTCTGCCTGGTTGGTTGCACCAGGAAGTTTGATTTCTACATAGGCTTCGTCGCGGATCTGACGCAGCCAGCTTTGCAGCTCTTCGTCGTACTTGCGGTTACGCAAGGCGTTCATAGCCTGTTGTTCGCGAGCTTGAGTGGTGCTGTCAGTGGCGCGACGACCAAGGACTTCCAGAACATGCCAGCCGTATTGAGTTTTGAACGGCTTGGACAGAACACCTTGCTGGGTTTCGGCCATGGCTTCACGGAACTCAGGAACCAGCGAGTTCGGGTCAACCCAGTTCAGGTCGCCGCCGTTGAGGGCAGAACCCGGGTCTTCGGAGTAGGTTTTAGCCAGGGTGGCAAAGTCTTCGCCCGATTGAATGCGGTCGTAGATTTTGGTGGCCAGTTCCTTGGTTTGCGCCTCGGTACGGATTTCGCTTGGCTTGATCAGGATGTGACGAACATGAACTTCGTCGACCATGACCGTTTCGCCGCCGCGCTTGGCGTTCAGCTTGAGGATGATAAAGCCGCCCGGTGTACGCACTGGAGGCGTAACGTCACCGACTGGCATTTCGCTCAGCATGCGATCGAACGGAGGCGGCAATTGAGCAGCTTTACGCCAGCCCATGTCGCCGCCCTCGAGCGCGGTGTCGCTGCCGGAACGGGCGATGGCCATCTGACCGAAGTCAGCACCTTGCTTGAGTTGTCTGTAGAGGTCTTCTGCCTGTTTGGCTGCAGCCTGGACGGCATCCGAACTCGCGCTTTCAGGCGTCGGGATCAGGATGTTGGCCAGGTGGTACTCTTCGGACATCTGCATCTTGCCCAGGTCTGAGGCAAGGAAGTTTTTCACTTCTTGCTCGGTGACCTGAATACGCTCGGCCACACGGCGTTGACGTACCCGGCTGATGATCATCTCGCGGCGAACCTGCTCGCGAGCGTCTTCATAGGACAGGCCGTCATGGGCCAGCGCCGCCCGGAACTGATCAAGGGTCATGTTATTGCGCTGGGCAATGGTGCCGATGGCCTGGTTCAGTTCTTCGTCAGAGATACGAATGCCCGAACGCTCGCCGATCTGCAGTTGCAGGTTTTCGACGATCAAACGCTCAAGCACTTGCTGATCCAGGACGCTGGCAGGCGGAACGCCCTGACCACGCTTGGCAATGGTTTGCTGAACTTCATGGACACGCTGGTCCAGTTGGCTCTGCATGATCACGTCGTTATCGACGATGGCCACCACCTTATCAAGGGGCTGTACTGCAGCGTGCGCTGCTGCAGTACCCAGGAACAACGCGCCCAATACTAGGGGGCGCAGACACTCAGAAAGCTTGATCTTCACGTTCACGATAACCTTGGATGCCTTTGTCGAGGAAGCTCTCTACTTTGGCGCCTGTAACGCCGCCGAGACCTTTCAGCACAATTTGAAGGAAGATCCCATGGTCGCCCTTTTCGTTTTGCGGGGCTTCTTGGGTGTATTCGTCGTTGGAAACCCAGTAGCGGCTGATCAGGCGCATTTTCCAGCAGCAGTTGTCGTACTCAAAGCCACCGAAGGCTTCCAGGGTACGGTTGCGGTTGTAATCGTACTGCCAGCGGCTGATGACGCTCCATTGCGGCACGAGCGGCCAGATCACCGAGAAGTCGTGCTGCTGGATTTTGTAGTAATCCTTGATGTAGCCAGGATCGCTCGGGGTCAGGTAGTCACCGCCAAATTGCCACTTACCGGTGTACTGGTTGTACACCACCTGGTCGTTGCGATAGCGATAGCCCAGGTTGACGACCTTGTTCGGGTTGTCTTCTGGCTGGTAATGCATCATCGCGCTGCCAGAACGTGGGCTACGGGTTTCCGGGTCCCAGTTGTAGTCAGCAGTGGCACGCCAGTCGCGGTTGAAGCGGTAAGCGTATTCCAGTGCGTACGGCGAAACGTTCGATGTCGAGTCATCGCGATCGTCGCTCACGCCTGGCAACTGAACCTTGCGGTCCTTGAAGTAGTAC
This window encodes:
- the pdxA gene encoding 4-hydroxythreonine-4-phosphate dehydrogenase PdxA — its product is MKTQRFALTPGEPAGIGPDLCLLLASQRQPHPLIAITSRDLLTERAAQLGVAVSLLSAGPGNWPEQPAPAGSLYVWDTPLNASVTAGTLNKANAAFVLQTLTRAAHGCVEGDFAGMITAPVHKGVINEAGIPFSGHTEFLAELTHTEQVVMMLATRGLRVALVTTHLPLRQVADAITPERLMRVTRILHADLQQKFGIAQPRILVCGLNPHAGEGGHLGHEEIDIIEPTLERLRNEGMDLRGPLPADTLFTPKYLEHCDAVLAMYHDQGLPVLKYKGFGAAVNITLGLPIIRTSVDHGTALDLAGSGKIDTGSLQVALETAYQMAETRI
- the surA gene encoding peptidylprolyl isomerase SurA, whose protein sequence is MKIKLSECLRPLVLGALFLGTAAAHAAVQPLDKVVAIVDNDVIMQSQLDQRVHEVQQTIAKRGQGVPPASVLDQQVLERLIVENLQLQIGERSGIRISDEELNQAIGTIAQRNNMTLDQFRAALAHDGLSYEDAREQVRREMIISRVRQRRVAERIQVTEQEVKNFLASDLGKMQMSEEYHLANILIPTPESASSDAVQAAAKQAEDLYRQLKQGADFGQMAIARSGSDTALEGGDMGWRKAAQLPPPFDRMLSEMPVGDVTPPVRTPGGFIILKLNAKRGGETVMVDEVHVRHILIKPSEIRTEAQTKELATKIYDRIQSGEDFATLAKTYSEDPGSALNGGDLNWVDPNSLVPEFREAMAETQQGVLSKPFKTQYGWHVLEVLGRRATDSTTQAREQQAMNALRNRKYDEELQSWLRQIRDEAYVEIKLPGATNQAESADQGAQ
- the rsmA gene encoding 16S rRNA (adenine(1518)-N(6)/adenine(1519)-N(6))-dimethyltransferase RsmA; amino-acid sequence: MTEQYQHKARKRFGQNFLHDAGVIDRILRAINAKSGDRLLEIGPGQGALTQGILSSGGQLDVVELDKDLIPILNQQFAGMSNFSLHQGDALKFDFKSLNAAPRTLRVVGNLPYNISTPLIFHLLKNADLIRDMHFMLQKEVVERMAAGPGGGDWGRLSIMVQYHCRVEHLFNVGPGAFNPPPKVDSAIVRLVPHDVLPHPAKDHRLLERVVREAFNQRRKTLRNTLKALLSNAEIEAAGVDGSLRPEQLDLAAFVRLADKLSEQPVEAPAAD